TTGTTATAGCAACTCTTCAAATCCACTTCTTTGATTTCCCAGCTGAAGAAACAGAACCCCATCAGGCATCAGCCATGGCGTTCATGCTGTTCTTCTTGTTGTCGCTGATTTTGTTGGCTTCATCTGAATCCACGTTCATAGCCTACAACACCACGCACAGGATCGTCCCAGACAAGATCAATGTCCACTTGGTCCCTCACTCTCACGACGATGTTGGTTGGCTTAAGACTGTCGATCAGTACTACGTTGGCGCTAACAACTCCATTCGAGTACTCCCATATTGCTATTTTTTGCCTTTCTCACACTCTTTATCTTTGTTTGTGTTAAAGActgatttctgggtttttgtttgGTGGAATAGGGAGCTTGTGTACAGAACGTGTTGGATTCTGTAATTTCAGCTTTGTTGGATGATAGCAATCGCAAATTCATTTATGTTGAGATGGTAcccattttttgtttcttctttaaattgtgtttttttgatATGggtattagttttttttttaatagtgcaTGTGAAGGACTAGGGGTTAAAGTAGTTATGGTTGAAAAATTTGTTCAGGCATTCTTTGAAAGATGGTGGAGGCAGCAAAGTGAGGGTAGGAAGGCTAAAGTCAAGGAGCTTGTCAACTCTGGTCAACTTGAATTCATGTATGATTGATTAATTTCATAAACTAATTAATGTACTGGTGCTTTGTGATTTGAgtaatttgttgattttgtttcgcacattacaatttttttggattttgaagaAATGGGGGTATGTGCATGCATGATGAGGCAACTCCGCATTACATTGATTTGATTGATCAGACCACTCTAGGGCATCAATTTATCAAAGACGAATTTGGTAAGGTTCCTAGAGTTGGTTGGCAGATTGATCCTTTTGGGCATTCTGCTGTGCAGGCTTACTTACTAGGTGCAGAGGTatgcatataaaaaaatttgtagctctcttttgtgttctttttgGTGCTGGAAATTCTCTCTCTGTTGCAATCTAATAATGGGTATTTATCGAAGTTATCATGGATTGAATCAAGGACTTAGTCATGTGGtagatttttatagtttttgtgTGAGCGTTATCGTCCTAATGTGTCTGAATTTCTGTTGCAGTTAGGATTTGATTCCCTGTTTTTTGCTCGAATTGATTACCAAGATAGAGCTAAGCGACTAAATGACAAGAGTCTTGAGATTGTTTGGCGGGGTTCCAAGTCTCTAGCTTCATCTTCACAGGTTAGAGAGGGACATGATGTCTATACCCATTCAAAGTGTTCAACTTGAGAATTTACTACTTGTTTAATGCGTTCTActttgatgatattttatgtaCTCTTTTGACATGTGTTGCAAATTTCATATGCAGATATTCACTGGGATATTCCCTAGGCATTATGACCCTCCTGATGGTTTCAcatttgagattaatgatgtTTCCCCTCCTATTCAGGTAAGACTTTTTGTGGTAAAAAACATACATATGGTACTCCTGAATTTTTGCTCTAGAGGTCTTACTGAAATGATATTTTTGATTGAAGGATGATATTCTCCTGTTTGACTATAATGTTCAAGAGCGAGTTAATGACTTTGTAGATGCTGCATTAGCACAGGTAAGCAGTAGAAATTTTCATCTCACcaaatttcatgttccttattgTTTGCACAGTGTGAAGGTTAATTCATAGCTTCAAATGGCCATGTTGTGTAATGactaatttgaataatttaagtTTAGGAAGTGATTGAACTTGAAGTACTTCACCAATTGCACATGGAAAGAAATGCCTTTAATCCCACTGAAGGTTTTTAGCTCAATGATTATTACAGATAAAAAAATagactttcttcttttttctaggCTAATGTAACCAGGACAAGGCATATTATGTGGACCATGGGGACAGATTTTCGCTTTCAATATGCAAATTCATGGTTCAGGCAGATGGACAAGTTCATTCATTATGTCAATGAGGTACTTAATTTTTAGAAGCCTTTTCAAAGATTTCTAGATTAAGATTAAATGGCTTCATAGGTCTACGTCCTTTGTCATTTCTGTCACTGTTTTATATGTAttgtaaatttattaaaaagttattttggAATATTCTTAGGATGGGCGTGTTAATGCACTTTACTCAACCCCATCCATCTACACTGATGCAAAATatgcaacaaaagaaaaatggccTCTTAAAACCGAAGATTTCTTCCCGTGAGTTCGATACTATAATTTTGGCACTCAGCTCATCTTTGTTTTATGAACTTcgaatttaaatatataaaccaTGTTCAGGTATGCAGATCATCCAAATGCCTATTGGACTGGTTACTTTACAAGTAGGCCAGCGTTTAAAGGTTATGTCAGGGTGATGAGTGGTTATTATCTGGTAAGATCTTGGTCCTTCCTTCTTCTATTATGTCCTGTCAGGCCATTTTGGCATGCTTTAAACATTTAAATCCTTTTGTGTTCTATGATTAGGCAGCAAGGCAATTGGAGTTCTTCAAAGGCAGGAACAAATCTGGGCCAAACACTGATGCACTAGCTGATGCTCTGGCAATTGCTCAACACCATGATGCAGTTAGTGGTACAGAAAGAGAGCATGTTGCTGCTGATTATGCAAAACGATTGTCGATGGGCTATGCAGAGGTGCAACTTAGTTTGATATCCAACAATAAGTTATGATTGTTGACATTGTAAAGTTGTGTGTGAATGTCTAATACTGCTGAGTTATACTTCTCTGCAGGCTGAGAAGGTGGTTTCCTCTTCGCTCGGTTTCTTGGCAGACAGATCAAGTACTAGACAAGGGAATCCAGTAACAAATTTTCAGCAGGCAATATACAATTCGactattttctttatttattttatttttttgtatatcaTGTACTGTCTGCTTTATATTACATCAGAAGAATTGTGCTATAACTTATTCTTTCTGGTATGGTGGCAAATAATTTGAAACTAAACTACATATGACTAATATGATTATTAGTTCATGTTACATGTCATCTTTTGTATCTGCTGCAACATGAACTCTGGTTTGTTTCACCCTCAAATTTTGGTGAACTGCACTTCATACTAAATTATAGCCTGTTGGAAGATCTCAAGATGATGTCTTATCTAACAACAGACTATCCAAGATCTGAAGTTTAGGTGTTTTTGTTTGTCCCTCAACTTATTATGTGTAAGAGTGCTACCTTGTCTTCTAAGAACTTATTCATGAAAGGTATAGAAATCATTGAAATATTATTCTGCTTAGGGTTTGTGAGAAAATTTGGTGGAGGGTACAAAGGACTGCATGTGCTCACTCTTTTCCTGACCATTTTGTATCTCATATGAACTCTGTAATcaattcttaattttaaataataatagagTTAAATGTTCTGCTGACTTCTGTCTCATGGATATTTTGGGTACTTGGCAGTGTCCTCTTCTCAATATAAGTTACTGTCCTCCATCAGAAGCTGTATTGTCAGATGGTAAAAGCTTGGTAAggtcatcattttattttgaacttttttattttacccctcattaaaaactaaaactcaatcttatattttgataattaattattgtcttGTATTCTCATTTTCTCTGcaggttgttgttgtttataatCCCTTAGGATGGAAGAGGGAGGAAGTAATACGAATTCCTGTGAGTGCTTCCTTTCTTAGTCTTTCTTACGTAATTGAATTTGAATATCTTTCACCAATGCTTCATAGCCAGCACTTGTTATCATGctccaaaattaaatttgttaTCATATTGTTTAGATTTTCTTCATCCCTTGTTTATCTAATGGTAATTATCTACATGTAAGCTGCTTTGTCATAagtttaaacattttttattcattctgatCTTTGGGCCTTTCTGATACTACTCCCTGCCACTTAGAGCACGCTGAATAGCATTGCTTTTAATGACTCTGCATAGCTTATGATGTGACCttgtaataatttacaaattacatAAAAACAAACCATTGTTTCAATataattaacattattttatatGACTATCCAGATATCAAACTCTGAGATTGTCTTATAATTATGTATGTGCTCACTTGCACAGACACTTACTACTCATCTACATAGAAAGGTAACCTCTTATTACCTAAAATGAGTGAACATATAGAAGAGTATGTGAATCGTAAGATAAAAGCATGGTGGATGGAATGGAGAAGCACATCAAGATTATTATGTGGTTGTAGAATACCTATTATATTAAAGGGATAAGGCTACTTTAAGACTTGTTATGTTCTATGCTACTAAAATGTTGGGCAATTAAGAAGTGACTTGTTCATAAAATTAGTGTAGCTGAAATGAGAATGTTTAGATAGATAAGTGGAAATATAAGGACAGATGGGATTTGTAACAAGGATATTTGCTTAATGATGGAGGTGGTctctattgatgaaaagatgaggaatAGTTGCTTGAGATAGTTTGGTCATGTGTAGATGAGGGCAATTAATACACTACTGAGAAAGGGCAAGTTGATTCAAGTTGAGAGTGCAGAAATAGATAGAGAAATAACTAAAATAACATTTAGAAGTGGTAAAAAaagacatgtcaattaaggatGTTAAAAATAGTATGACTTCAAAAATAGAATATACATGGCCGACCTAGGACTAGCCCATTGATGATTCATAGCcgactccaaaattttgggactaaggcttgaTTGTGGTGGTTGTATTGTTATCAAAAAGCTCCTATCCTTTTGTTAGGGTTTGAATTTACAGAATACTTTATATAAGTCATTCAAatctttaaaagaaagaattaaCTTTACTTATAAATAGCTTACTGCAAATTGAACTTGCTACAGGTTTCTTCTGATAAGGTTTTTGTTCAAGATTCTGATGGGAGGGAAATTGAATCTCAGCTTCTACCTTTATCAAATGTGACTTTGAGCATAAGAAATTACTACGTTAAAGCATATATGGGTACATCCCCTAACGGATCACTTAAGTATTGGCTTGCCTTTTCAGCATCCGTACCTCCTCTTGGTTTCAGCACTTACATCGTCTCAAATGCGAAACAGACAGGTTAGGCATATCTTTTCATTTACACTCATGTTCCTACAAACATATAACTATAAGGAAACAGTGGTACCAAGTTGCTGACATGAAATATTATTTCCGTCTTCCCACTTATTGAAATAAAGGTCCTAGTTCCACCATCTCAATGGTTTATACATCAGAAGGAAGCGCAAGTAATACCATAGAAGTTGGGCAAGGCAGTTTGAAGCTAATTTATACTGCAGATGAAGGAAAACTTACTCATTTTGTTAATAGCAGAAATCTGGTATGCTATATTGTAAAAGATACAGCTTCAGTGTTCTATTGTATTTTGTCCATGTGACTTATCTTTACCTTGGGATATGTTGAATCCCAATATGCTTTCAAGATTATGATCAAGTAATTAAACATGGAATATATAGTTTAACAATCTTCAATCATAGCCTTTCTCTGTATGTTCTAGAATGATGAACGTAATGCTTACATTTTGACAATCTTTTTCTCATTACTGAAGGTCACAGCATCTGCTGAGCAATCATACAGCTATTATTCTGGAAGTAATGGAACTGATAAAGATCCTCAGGTAGTCAAATCTGTATGCATCAAAGCTTAAATATGTCTTGTGAAACATCATTATTCCACTGTTATTATATTACTTGCATCAAAATTTCTGTTTGcttcaaattttgaaagaaagttgtaagatttattaccattttataatttttccttttgttgaaGGCTTCTGGAGCATACGTCTTCCGCCCAAATGCTACATTTCTGGTTGAATCTGAACACCAGGTAATCATGTTCTTCAAAGATCTTCCAAATCTTGTATTCATCAATAAATCTCTCTCACTATAAACTCATTGCTTACAAAAAATTGAGTGCCTGATTGCAAGGTAATATGCATATCTGTTCCAGGATCCTTTAACAGTTCTCAGGGGTCCAGTTTTGGATGAAGTACACCAACAAGTCAACCCATGGATATCTCAGGTTGTTTGCTTTTCGAAAGAACACACAGACACACAGACACACAGAGGCACCAACTTTTGCACTGAACCTTACTTTTTCTAATGCAGTAATATAAACAAgattaatttgattttctcatccagtaaaattttattaataaatcatttaCTTGATTCAAGAAAGCTTACTGAATGCATGTGTCAAGAACTTTGTGATGGTGTCACATGCATAAAGAGGcagctgcatatgttttgtgcTATAGTGATTGagctgagagagagaaaccaaagCAACTGTTTATAGGTACTGTTGCTGTATTACCTCTGTTGGTGGAAATGTGACAAAGTAGGTTGAGGATACACATGGATGCATTTGGTGTTGGCCTAGGTTGTGCTGGATGTAATATTATGCACCAACTTCTATGGGGCCtcattgaattgaattttggtgAGGGTCACAGGTGAGTGTTGTCAGACAGGAGAGGCTGACGATTATGAATAGATATCAGGATAGCCACCATTGAGAATGCTGTATGTGGGCATTGCTAATGAAAAGTCCATGTAGTGTGCTTCACCTGTGACCGAGTTTCTTTGCAATTTTGGAGGAATTGTGGAAATATGACATGTGAAGCAAACAATTGGATTTAATTAGTCTTATTGAAATCCTTATTTTAGGTTTATCAGTGTCACTTCATGAAATAGATTGTGCTTTAAAAGAGGAAGCAGTGAGATCAAACAGTTCTATTAGATCCTGACGCGGTTATATTCTAATTTCCTGCTGAATCTCTTTTTGAACAATAACTTTATGCTGTGGAAGAATTTGTTGTCTCTCTCCCCCATCCCctaaaagaaaagattttttccTTCTACTTCCATAATATTATGCTGGTTGTGTGGACAGATTACCAGAGTATTCAAGGGAAAAGAGCATGCTGAAGTTGAATTCAGTGTAAGTCAACTTCTCTTGTATATTGATTTATTTCAGCAATTACTTTTCCTCCCTTTTCTGGTTTGTTGAGATAGCATTTATGCAAAGTAGAcatagaaaaatagaagaagaaatcaCATAGGCAACACAAACAATTACATGGTTAGGCCTTAGGCCAATGCCCATGGGCAGTGGTAATGAGAAAGTTTCACTAATAAAATAAGGAGATTACAAAGGTGGCACAAAAGGACTCTCACAAAGTCTAAACCCCAAAAACAGCCAAAGAGTTATCTTTCTCAAAAGAACACAAGAAGGGAATCCTTTTTTTCTCTGAGCTAATGCTATGGCTTGAACCCTCTCTTTCAAACAACCAAGATATGTATGTAGGTGCTCCCTGTATCACTAAAGAAGACCAAATAGAATCAGCTACTAGAGGTCCAAATATTACTAGGGCTAGGTAAATAACATTAACCAAAAAGGCCTCTGAAACAACATGGTTATTGTATGTTTGATAAGTCACTTTGCGGCTTTATTTGTTTACTTTATTTACATGAATTGTAGATTGGGCCTATACCTGCTGATGATGGGATTGGGAAAGAAATCACAACTCAAATCACAACAACAATGAAGACCAATAAGACGTTCTACACTGATTCTAATGGACGTGATTTCATCAAAAGGGTATGGCAATACTTGCTAACTGTTGTTTCTTTAAGATTTAGCTGCATTACTTATGATTGGAACAATGTGAATGATTTCGACTGTTGTATCCTCTAtgttttatctctctctctctctctctctatatatatatatatatatatatatataattttttatattaataaatggCACCCCACCTGGGGGTGGGGAGTTGGGCATAACTCAAATAAGACAACTTAACGGTTATCATTAAGGATGAAAATTTGAATGGGGATATTTTGGATAAGAAACATATATGATATgcttcattaaaaaattgcacTCAGGGTATTAATTATAGTATTGACTTTCATTTCAAGGTTTGACCTCATACTTCTAATTGatttgcaggttcgggattTCAGGACAGACTGGAACCTGCAAGTGAACCAACCAGTCGCTGGAAATTATTATCctgtatgtttttcttttgcatgaaatattttggcaactattcttttaaaagatataaaattttaggAGCTTTTTTAATGTATGTGAATTCTTATATTCATATTCCAACTTTTTCTCTGCTTTTCCAATCTTTATACATTCATGCGTCTTTCCAGATACACACACCACATTTTTTCCCCTCCCTCTTCTTGAAcagaaaatatatcattttgatACAAGTGGTGTCTTAAATTAATGCTATTAGTttcttctttaagaaaaaattctTTCTCAAATGTGATgtctagcactctccacaatgtCCTGCATATCAAGGAAAATTTGTTAATTGAAAGAAGTATCAATTGAAAAATGTTTCGTTGGGTATATTCTACTGTTAAGTGTTGACATTGCTTCATGGCACTCAGATGCTGTCTGGGAAGCCCCAAAAGCTAGTCAGTTACCACCAACAGTTTAAAGTTTTATGTTGCATATAAAGCATGTTAAGTTGTACAGTGGTTCACAGTGTCCCTTGCATATAAAGCCTGTTAAGTTGTACAGTTGTTCACTTTGTCCCTAAAAAAGGCATTATATGGAAACTAGAAACAAGTCTGCCTGGACACACCAAATCCACACCCAATTTCCACCAAATCCACATCCAATTTCACAACAGGTTTGGGTGTCAACTTGTGATTGGATTACATCACTTACATATGAAACTACCATTGGTACTTAGTGAAAAAGTGGATTTGGGTGAACCAATTATAAGTTGACACTAAAGCATATTGTGGATTTGGGTATGAGTTTGGGTGTTTCCCTAGAGTTTTCCAGAAACTAAAGGCAAGCCAACTTTTAGAAGCTCTTGCTTACTGGCCTTTTAAGGGGTATTGGGTTTAAAGATGCCAAGCCTCTTTTGAAAGCATTCAAGGAGATATCTCTTAGCATTCATCGTCAAGCATATTTGTAATGAATTCATTTTCTATgttgttcatttttattttaataattcttttgcTTAGCAAATCTTTTTCTTAgccaatctttttcttttacctttACTCCATTGCTTCAGATCAATCTTGGAATTTATGTACAAGATAGCAGCATGGAACTCTCAATACTGGTGGACCGTTCAGTGGGAGGAACTAGCTTAGTGGATGGTCAAATAGAGTTGATGCTGCATAGGTTTCTTATATCTCTCACTGCTTTCTATGATAATCAATTATTATGTACTTTGATTCTGTTTTTATCCATTTCACTTGTATAAAGAGAATTTCTTGTTCCTTCATGATCTCTGATGTGCTTCTCTGTTTCATAGGAGGTTGCTTCATGATGATTCAAGAGGTGTTGGTGAGGCATTAAATGAAACAGTTTGTGTTCTAGCTAAATGTGAAGGTTTAACTGTAAGCAtccttttctcaaaaaaaaaaaaaaaaactgtaagcATCCCTTACCATGTCACATACAAGCACGTGTTGTTCTATCGTTACTATTTTTCTACCTGATCATGTGGTCAGTTTTCAAATATTCAAGAAGATCATATGATGTACATATATAATTTGGCTTCTGGCTGTCTCTAAGAGCCATTGCCCTCAAGGCTTTTTAACTTATTAAacctattcttcttcttttttactgcTGCCTTGTTACTAAaaatcaaacttattttttaatttattgtccTTTATTTGATGATAGACCATCAGATTATGGTTGCTTTTTTGCTAAAGTAGACATTAACATTATTTAAAGGCGCTGTAATAGAGATTGAGTGTAAACCCATATTATGACCTTGCTATTTCTCTTTTTACTGCAGCTGTCACCTCTTATTGTCTATGGCTATATTGCAGGTCCAAGGaaaattttatctcaaaatTGATAATATAGGAGAAGGTGCCAAGTGGCGTCGCACAGTTGGCCAGGAGATTTATTCTCCACTTCTCTTGGCTTTCACAGAGCAGGTGAATGAAAAATCTTGACATTGACTTGTTGCCATGGGGTCACAATGCTCAGGtgattaattttcctttttgcaGGATGGAAATAATTGGATAAATTCCCATGTACCTACTTTCTCAGCAATTGATCCTTCCTATGCTTTACCAAACAACATTGCTGTGATAACCCTCCAGGTAATGGGTAAATTCCTTATGAACATTTCTTCTAAGTTGGGCCCCGTTAATGTTAATGAGGACGGGGtgattacaaatttttttttttttcttgatattgcAGGAACTTGCAAATGGAAAAGTGCTTCTTCGGTTGGCTCACTTGTATG
This genomic stretch from Castanea sativa cultivar Marrone di Chiusa Pesio chromosome 1, ASM4071231v1 harbors:
- the LOC142611228 gene encoding alpha-mannosidase At3g26720-like, which codes for MAFMLFFLLSLILLASSESTFIAYNTTHRIVPDKINVHLVPHSHDDVGWLKTVDQYYVGANNSIRGACVQNVLDSVISALLDDSNRKFIYVEMAFFERWWRQQSEGRKAKVKELVNSGQLEFINGGMCMHDEATPHYIDLIDQTTLGHQFIKDEFGKVPRVGWQIDPFGHSAVQAYLLGAELGFDSLFFARIDYQDRAKRLNDKSLEIVWRGSKSLASSSQIFTGIFPRHYDPPDGFTFEINDVSPPIQDDILLFDYNVQERVNDFVDAALAQANVTRTRHIMWTMGTDFRFQYANSWFRQMDKFIHYVNEDGRVNALYSTPSIYTDAKYATKEKWPLKTEDFFPYADHPNAYWTGYFTSRPAFKGYVRVMSGYYLAARQLEFFKGRNKSGPNTDALADALAIAQHHDAVSGTEREHVAADYAKRLSMGYAEAEKVVSSSLGFLADRSSTRQGNPVTNFQQCPLLNISYCPPSEAVLSDGKSLVVVVYNPLGWKREEVIRIPVSSDKVFVQDSDGREIESQLLPLSNVTLSIRNYYVKAYMGTSPNGSLKYWLAFSASVPPLGFSTYIVSNAKQTGPSSTISMVYTSEGSASNTIEVGQGSLKLIYTADEGKLTHFVNSRNLVTASAEQSYSYYSGSNGTDKDPQASGAYVFRPNATFLVESEHQDPLTVLRGPVLDEVHQQVNPWISQITRVFKGKEHAEVEFSIGPIPADDGIGKEITTQITTTMKTNKTFYTDSNGRDFIKRVRDFRTDWNLQVNQPVAGNYYPINLGIYVQDSSMELSILVDRSVGGTSLVDGQIELMLHRRLLHDDSRGVGEALNETVCVLAKCEGLTVQGKFYLKIDNIGEGAKWRRTVGQEIYSPLLLAFTEQDGNNWINSHVPTFSAIDPSYALPNNIAVITLQELANGKVLLRLAHLYEIGEDKDYSVMASVDLKKLFPKKEISKVTEVSLSANQERSEMENKRLVWEVEGPAEESKVVRGGPVDPVKLVVELAPMEIRTFLIDFDYLQMFGS